A stretch of the Neisseria sp. DTU_2020_1000833_1_SI_GRL_NUU_006 genome encodes the following:
- a CDS encoding ATPase, T2SS/T4P/T4SS family — MSEFHNDVTARNLLDKLGVTEKLNRPGITEVLINRSGEMFTEDSSGFTRYESEVLTLDNLKQLGNVLCVFNGKALTVKNPIHSVTLPDGERGHIMMPPSCEDGTMVFAFRKPSSSRFSLSDYLDTGRLQNFSDVSAYGVPERRTTAEIETDSRYVRDVCDKMKLPHDVKLADWQYKMLDYKANGDLAAFFQEAVKRRLNICMVGGTGSGKTTFTKALADLIPAQERLITIEDTHELSLPKHPNHAHLFYKEHITAKMIVAACMRLKPDRIFLTELRGDEAWDYLSALNTGHPGGLTSVHANDARSVHYRIAQLAMESPAGRSMEHSYILNTVRATIDIVCYFEKTRMTELYFDPVEKYYAMRGRA; from the coding sequence ATGAGCGAATTTCACAACGACGTAACCGCCCGCAACTTGCTGGACAAATTGGGCGTTACAGAAAAACTCAACCGGCCGGGCATTACCGAAGTGCTGATCAACCGCAGCGGCGAAATGTTTACCGAAGACAGCAGCGGCTTTACCCGTTACGAAAGCGAAGTCCTGACGCTGGACAACCTTAAGCAACTGGGCAACGTGTTATGCGTTTTCAACGGTAAAGCGCTGACTGTGAAAAATCCCATCCATTCCGTAACCCTGCCCGACGGCGAGCGCGGGCATATCATGATGCCGCCCTCGTGCGAAGACGGCACAATGGTTTTTGCCTTCCGCAAACCGTCATCCAGCCGCTTCAGCTTGAGCGATTATCTCGATACCGGCCGTCTGCAAAATTTCAGCGACGTTTCCGCCTACGGCGTGCCTGAGCGGCGCACGACAGCGGAGATCGAAACAGACAGCCGTTACGTCCGCGACGTATGCGACAAAATGAAACTGCCGCACGATGTGAAGCTGGCCGACTGGCAGTACAAAATGCTCGATTACAAAGCAAACGGCGATTTGGCGGCGTTTTTTCAGGAGGCTGTCAAACGCAGGCTCAATATCTGCATGGTCGGCGGCACGGGTTCGGGCAAAACCACATTTACCAAAGCATTGGCCGACTTAATCCCGGCGCAAGAGCGGCTGATTACGATTGAAGACACACACGAGCTGTCTTTGCCCAAACATCCCAACCATGCCCACCTTTTTTACAAAGAACATATCACGGCCAAGATGATTGTCGCGGCCTGTATGCGTTTGAAGCCTGACCGTATCTTCCTGACCGAGCTGCGAGGCGACGAAGCATGGGACTACCTGTCTGCGCTCAATACCGGCCACCCGGGCGGCTTAACTTCGGTACACGCCAACGATGCACGCAGCGTCCATTACCGTATTGCGCAATTGGCAATGGAATCTCCGGCGGGGCGTTCGATGGAACACTCCTACATCCTCAACACCGTCCGCGCTACCATCGACATCGTCTGTTATTTCGAGAAAACCCGCATGACCGAGCTGTATTTTGATCCTGTTGAAAAATACTACGCCATGCGCGGCAGGGCATAG
- a CDS encoding type IV secretory system conjugative DNA transfer family protein, producing the protein MKRNYLAVFGVTGVLTAAAACGGMYLGAVVYTQWLGLKTGPSVMLLPAYWAHSARLPAAMMLPLQVSTALAAAIPLAVSVLSLVAVFAKPRRELHGSARFANRSEIKKTGLLKEKFQPEDAPDLLVGKYGGQFLRWSSKEFAYLAAPTRSGKGVGIVIPNLLHYRDSVVVYDPKMENFLITAGFRAKHGQEVFLFNPGGRMPEHERNPNAPLVSHRWNPLTYVRRNPTYTYKDALGVAAIMYPDPVNAGGSAMFFAEAARKLFAGLLMYLIETEPERDLSLQENRTTMANLFRLCAPTNGKTLAEWIRDEIELRSRSPQAVKLSGNCITLLSDFANGNAKTGADIVATVTAPLGIFIDPVVEAATGGDDFRLDDVRKKRMTVYLGVLPTETAVFARLTNLFFSLLANVNVYQGLPENNPGILKYQCLMLMDEFTALGVVPAIEHGVSYLAGYNMRLLPIFQTPSQMEKLYQKTGQRTFFTNFGCQIVFPPRDQSDAEEYSRLVGYQTFKAKSSSRSHGKSSSRSNSVSDQKRAVMNPDELKMMPKEDCIISLGSSRPIYAQKIVYWQDPVLSKRANLTLPEVPVLQLDAPKRAAPQAAVKAEYLAPEELDGFHWQDGANAEDFARSILAAIVPPGSPPEYVAELVPVVAQNWGEGSLPVIAAILQDTAGINPTDLPQTA; encoded by the coding sequence ATGAAACGGAATTATTTGGCCGTGTTCGGCGTAACCGGCGTGCTGACGGCGGCGGCCGCGTGCGGCGGGATGTATTTGGGCGCGGTGGTGTACACGCAATGGCTGGGTTTGAAAACCGGGCCGTCCGTGATGCTGCTGCCTGCCTATTGGGCGCATTCGGCGCGGCTGCCTGCGGCCATGATGCTGCCTTTGCAGGTTTCGACGGCGTTGGCGGCCGCGATTCCGCTGGCGGTATCGGTGTTGTCGCTGGTAGCGGTGTTTGCCAAGCCGCGCCGCGAGCTGCACGGTTCGGCACGCTTTGCCAACCGCAGCGAGATTAAAAAAACCGGCCTGCTCAAAGAGAAGTTTCAGCCCGAAGACGCGCCGGATTTGCTGGTGGGCAAATACGGCGGGCAGTTTCTGCGCTGGAGCAGCAAAGAGTTTGCCTATTTGGCCGCGCCGACCCGTTCGGGCAAGGGTGTGGGCATCGTGATTCCCAACCTACTGCATTATCGGGATTCGGTGGTGGTGTACGACCCGAAAATGGAAAACTTCTTAATCACGGCGGGCTTTCGTGCCAAACACGGGCAGGAGGTGTTTTTGTTCAATCCAGGCGGACGGATGCCCGAACACGAGCGCAATCCCAATGCGCCGCTGGTCAGCCACCGCTGGAATCCGCTCACTTATGTGCGCCGCAATCCGACCTATACCTACAAAGACGCTTTGGGCGTGGCTGCCATCATGTATCCCGATCCGGTCAATGCGGGCGGCAGCGCGATGTTTTTCGCCGAAGCCGCCCGCAAGCTGTTTGCCGGTTTGTTGATGTATCTGATTGAAACAGAGCCGGAGCGGGATTTGAGCCTGCAGGAAAACCGCACCACGATGGCCAACCTGTTCCGCCTGTGCGCCCCGACAAACGGCAAAACGCTGGCAGAATGGATACGCGACGAAATCGAGCTGCGCTCCCGTTCGCCGCAGGCGGTCAAATTGAGCGGCAACTGCATCACGCTTTTATCCGACTTTGCCAACGGCAACGCCAAAACGGGCGCGGATATTGTGGCCACCGTAACCGCGCCTTTGGGCATCTTCATCGATCCCGTGGTCGAAGCGGCCACCGGCGGCGATGATTTCCGTTTGGACGACGTGCGCAAAAAGCGCATGACGGTTTATTTGGGCGTGCTGCCTACCGAAACCGCCGTTTTTGCGCGGCTGACCAACCTGTTTTTCAGCCTGTTGGCCAACGTCAACGTTTATCAGGGTTTGCCGGAAAACAACCCGGGCATTTTGAAATACCAGTGCCTGATGCTGATGGACGAATTTACCGCGCTGGGTGTCGTACCCGCTATCGAACACGGCGTGTCGTACCTTGCCGGTTACAACATGCGGCTTTTGCCGATTTTCCAAACGCCCTCGCAGATGGAAAAGCTGTATCAGAAAACCGGTCAGCGCACGTTTTTTACCAACTTCGGCTGCCAAATCGTATTTCCGCCGCGCGACCAGTCGGATGCGGAGGAATACAGCCGCCTTGTGGGCTATCAGACTTTCAAAGCCAAATCGTCGTCGCGTTCGCACGGCAAAAGCAGCAGCCGCAGCAACAGCGTGAGCGATCAGAAACGCGCGGTCATGAATCCCGACGAGCTGAAAATGATGCCCAAAGAAGACTGCATCATCAGCTTGGGCAGCAGCAGGCCGATATACGCGCAAAAGATTGTGTACTGGCAAGACCCCGTGTTGTCCAAACGCGCCAACCTGACGCTGCCGGAAGTGCCCGTGTTGCAGCTTGACGCGCCCAAACGGGCGGCACCGCAGGCAGCAGTCAAGGCCGAATACCTCGCGCCCGAAGAGTTGGACGGCTTTCATTGGCAGGACGGTGCCAACGCCGAAGACTTCGCCCGTTCGATTTTGGCCGCAATTGTGCCGCCGGGCAGTCCGCCGGAGTATGTGGCCGAACTGGTGCCGGTGGTGGCGCAGAACTGGGGCGAAGGCAGCCTGCCCGTGATTGCCGCAATCCTGCAGGACACCGCAGGCATCAATCCTACCGACCTGCCGCAGACGGCCTGA
- the ssb gene encoding single-stranded DNA-binding protein — MPYVNKIEIMGNLGKDPELRYLPDGKAATKIQVAVSEKWTDKSTGEQKEHVEWVPVLLYEKLAETVCRYMKSGDTILVYGKIRTRSYPGRDGIERHITEVIASEVQIIRTRETQEAAVSGGVHDMMR; from the coding sequence ATGCCATACGTCAACAAAATCGAAATCATGGGCAATTTGGGCAAAGACCCCGAACTGCGTTATCTGCCCGACGGCAAGGCGGCCACTAAAATCCAAGTGGCTGTATCCGAAAAGTGGACGGACAAGTCCACGGGTGAGCAAAAAGAACACGTCGAGTGGGTGCCGGTATTGCTTTACGAGAAGCTGGCCGAAACGGTGTGCCGCTATATGAAATCGGGCGACACCATTTTGGTGTACGGCAAAATCCGCACGCGCTCCTATCCCGGCCGCGACGGCATCGAACGCCACATTACCGAAGTTATCGCCTCGGAAGTGCAGATTATCCGCACGCGCGAAACGCAGGAGGCAGCCGTATCCGGCGGCGTGCACGACATGATGCGGTAA
- the virB10 gene encoding type IV secretion system protein VirB10, producing MNLNPNKQPDEYDDGSQGSIEPSENSLTAQTRHNEDFRPHQNLKDSLPGSEAERGIPQDLSVRKISTMQKVGMLVVGIFGVGLVVAGVARYGQDWFKKEPKPEQFQTASEGGQKHDFGRSQREVLDEKANEMPEVVAASEPEEKKEPETMPQEETPENAPAPAVVEPPPDLRLTSPLTFDKDGGTADRLAAGGADGSAALTQASPYPTAFPDSDSSLGGAGGQSQQKGLAGRLNASVFTPGSAALRGNMDFLLGRTTGISCSLMTRIVTTYPGITKCQVMNDVYSANGKVLLVEKGSVIHGEQQSALTHGQARVFVAWTTIETPNGVSVSIDSLGADPLGGSGHPARINSHFWQRIGGAVMISMVDDTINAYGRRSSNKGSSNNVSFESTTEAAQDIATEVLKNSINIPPTGYVNQGERIMVYVARDVDFSNVYELVHTD from the coding sequence ATGAATCTGAATCCCAACAAACAACCTGACGAGTACGATGACGGCAGCCAAGGTTCGATTGAGCCGTCTGAAAACAGCCTGACGGCGCAAACACGCCATAACGAAGACTTCCGGCCGCATCAGAACCTGAAAGACTCCTTACCCGGCAGCGAGGCCGAACGCGGCATTCCGCAAGATTTGAGCGTGCGGAAAATCTCCACCATGCAGAAAGTCGGTATGCTGGTAGTCGGGATTTTCGGCGTCGGCTTGGTGGTTGCCGGTGTTGCCCGATACGGACAGGACTGGTTTAAGAAAGAACCCAAGCCCGAGCAGTTTCAGACGGCCTCAGAGGGAGGGCAGAAACACGACTTCGGCAGAAGCCAGCGCGAAGTGTTGGATGAGAAAGCCAACGAGATGCCCGAAGTAGTGGCAGCATCCGAGCCTGAAGAGAAAAAAGAACCCGAAACAATGCCGCAGGAAGAAACACCCGAAAATGCACCTGCTCCGGCTGTGGTCGAACCGCCGCCTGATTTGCGTCTGACCAGCCCGTTGACGTTTGACAAAGACGGAGGAACGGCCGACAGGCTGGCGGCGGGCGGAGCAGACGGCAGCGCAGCCTTGACGCAGGCTTCCCCTTATCCTACAGCCTTTCCCGACAGCGACAGCTCTCTTGGCGGAGCAGGCGGCCAAAGCCAGCAAAAAGGTTTGGCAGGCCGTCTGAATGCGTCGGTATTCACACCGGGCAGCGCAGCATTGCGCGGCAATATGGATTTCCTGTTGGGGCGTACAACCGGCATTTCCTGCTCATTGATGACGCGTATTGTTACTACCTATCCGGGCATTACCAAATGCCAAGTCATGAATGACGTATATTCGGCCAACGGCAAAGTATTGCTGGTGGAAAAAGGGTCTGTCATCCACGGCGAGCAGCAGTCTGCCCTGACGCACGGACAGGCGCGGGTTTTTGTTGCATGGACAACCATCGAAACGCCCAACGGCGTAAGCGTCAGCATCGACAGCCTCGGTGCAGATCCGTTGGGCGGCTCCGGCCATCCGGCCAGAATCAACAGCCATTTTTGGCAGCGCATCGGCGGCGCGGTCATGATCAGCATGGTGGACGACACCATCAATGCCTACGGCCGCCGCAGCAGCAACAAAGGTTCGTCCAACAACGTATCGTTTGAATCAACAACCGAAGCGGCGCAGGATATTGCTACCGAAGTGCTGAAAAACAGCATCAACATTCCTCCTACCGGCTACGTCAACCAAGGCGAGCGGATTATGGTGTATGTTGCCCGCGACGTGGATTTCAGCAATGTTTACGAACTTGTCCATACCGATTAA